The proteins below come from a single Arthrobacter sp. B1I2 genomic window:
- a CDS encoding MerR family transcriptional regulator → MSPKGEAGGLKQPTAGVAVPASGAQGLLFTEDLPVLDEDAGYRGPTACKAAGITYRQLDYWARTGLVEPAVRGAAGSGSQRLYGFRDILVLKVVKRLLDTGVSLQQIRTAVEHLRERGVEDLAQITLMSDGASVYECTSADEVIDLVQGGQGVFGIAVGRVWREVEGSLASLPSEHAAEQSFPDDELSKRRAARKIS, encoded by the coding sequence GTGAGTCCCAAAGGCGAAGCAGGCGGGCTGAAGCAGCCCACGGCTGGTGTTGCTGTGCCAGCGAGCGGTGCCCAGGGCCTCCTGTTCACCGAGGATCTTCCAGTACTGGACGAGGACGCCGGCTACCGTGGTCCGACGGCCTGCAAGGCAGCAGGGATTACCTACCGCCAGCTTGATTACTGGGCCCGCACGGGCCTGGTGGAGCCGGCCGTCCGCGGCGCCGCAGGATCCGGCTCGCAGCGGCTGTACGGGTTCCGCGACATCCTGGTGCTCAAGGTGGTCAAACGGCTCCTCGACACCGGGGTATCCCTCCAGCAGATCCGCACCGCTGTCGAACACCTGCGGGAGCGCGGCGTTGAGGATCTGGCCCAGATCACACTCATGAGCGACGGCGCCAGCGTCTACGAGTGCACGTCCGCCGATGAGGTCATTGACCTGGTCCAGGGCGGCCAGGGCGTTTTCGGCATCGCCGTGGGACGCGTCTGGCGTGAGGTGGAAGGCAGCCTCGCCTCCCTGCCCAGCGAGCACGCCGCCGAGCAGTCCTTTCCCGACGACGAATTGAGCAAGCGGCGGGCAGCCCGGAAGATCAGCTGA
- a CDS encoding bifunctional nuclease family protein: protein MIEVEIVGVRIELPSNQPLVLLKEMHGERHVPIWIGTPEASAIALAQQGVVPPRPMTHDLLVDVVESLGHSVVSVNIVAVEDNIFYGQLQFENGTTVSSRASDALAVALRAKCRIWCADSVMDEAGVRITEHDEGEDAEPGPTVDEERELRRFREFLDDVEPEDFDG, encoded by the coding sequence ATGATCGAAGTCGAGATTGTAGGCGTTCGGATCGAACTGCCTTCCAACCAGCCGCTGGTCCTGCTCAAGGAGATGCACGGCGAACGCCATGTCCCCATTTGGATCGGCACCCCGGAAGCCAGCGCCATCGCCCTCGCCCAGCAGGGCGTGGTCCCGCCCCGGCCCATGACGCATGATCTCCTGGTGGACGTTGTGGAGTCCCTGGGCCACTCCGTGGTCAGTGTCAACATTGTCGCCGTGGAGGACAACATCTTCTACGGGCAGCTGCAGTTCGAAAACGGAACCACGGTGAGCTCCCGGGCGTCCGACGCCCTTGCCGTCGCCCTCCGCGCAAAATGCCGGATCTGGTGCGCCGATTCGGTGATGGATGAGGCCGGTGTCCGCATCACTGAGCACGACGAGGGTGAAGACGCCGAGCCCGGCCCCACCGTGGATGAGGAACGCGAACTGCGCCGCTTCCGTGAGTTCCTTGACGACGTGGAACCCGAGGATTTCGACGGCTAA
- the ftsR gene encoding transcriptional regulator FtsR encodes MAQPERRGPQVLNIGEVLAQLSADFPGMTASKIRFLEEKGLINPRRTPAGYRQYSDGDVERLRFVLALQRDQYLPLKVIKDYLDAIDRGERPENLPPGVVVSPRIVSDELAAELQNRGRKLSEEQLRTESGASVPLLQSLLSFGLISHSNGQFDEHALQVARACVQLESHGLEPRHLRPFQAAAEREFGLVERAVAPLASRKDSASQARAAEAAREISDLCLTLHRALVQDHISRMDI; translated from the coding sequence ATGGCACAACCGGAACGCCGGGGCCCCCAGGTCTTGAACATTGGCGAGGTCCTCGCCCAGCTGAGCGCCGACTTCCCGGGGATGACTGCCTCGAAGATACGGTTCCTTGAGGAAAAGGGACTCATCAACCCCCGGCGGACCCCGGCAGGCTACCGGCAGTATTCCGACGGCGACGTGGAGCGGCTGCGCTTCGTGCTGGCTCTGCAGCGGGACCAGTACCTGCCCCTGAAAGTCATCAAGGACTACCTTGACGCCATCGACAGGGGAGAGCGGCCGGAGAACCTGCCGCCCGGCGTCGTGGTTTCCCCGCGCATTGTCTCTGATGAACTGGCCGCCGAATTGCAGAACCGCGGCCGGAAACTGAGCGAGGAGCAGCTCCGCACCGAATCCGGTGCCAGCGTGCCCCTGCTGCAGTCACTCCTGAGCTTTGGCCTGATCAGCCACAGCAACGGCCAGTTCGACGAGCATGCCCTCCAGGTTGCGCGTGCCTGTGTGCAGTTGGAGAGCCACGGCCTGGAACCCCGGCACCTGCGGCCCTTCCAGGCAGCGGCCGAACGGGAATTCGGCCTGGTGGAACGCGCCGTTGCGCCGCTCGCCTCGCGCAAGGACTCGGCTTCACAAGCACGCGCGGCGGAGGCCGCCCGCGAGATCAGTGACCTCTGCCTCACCCTGCACCGGGCCCTGGTGCAGGACCACATCTCACGCATGGACATCTGA
- a CDS encoding FHA domain-containing protein: MAGHRHNPAEGEYGTGAAKASETTSIHLTPITDAPTIAPKLSSEERNWVEALPAGSALLVAHSGPNAGARFLLDSDVTTAGRHPDADIFLDDVTVSRRHVEFRRTARSFEVVDKNSLNGTYVNHDRVDRVELKSGSEVQIGKFRLTFYLSPATAAGRS; the protein is encoded by the coding sequence ATGGCTGGCCACAGACACAACCCTGCCGAGGGGGAATACGGCACGGGTGCGGCTAAGGCGTCGGAGACCACCTCGATCCATCTCACTCCCATCACCGATGCACCCACCATCGCTCCCAAGCTGTCCTCCGAGGAACGCAACTGGGTGGAAGCACTGCCTGCCGGTTCGGCGCTCCTCGTGGCCCACAGCGGCCCGAACGCCGGTGCCCGGTTCCTGCTTGACTCGGACGTGACCACCGCGGGACGGCACCCGGATGCGGATATCTTCCTGGACGACGTCACGGTTTCACGCCGCCACGTCGAATTCCGGCGCACGGCCCGCAGCTTCGAGGTGGTGGACAAGAACAGCCTCAACGGCACCTACGTCAACCATGACCGGGTGGACCGCGTGGAGTTGAAGTCCGGCAGCGAAGTCCAGATCGGCAAGTTCCGCCTCACCTTCTACCTGAGCCCTGCCACGGCGGCAGGCCGCAGCTGA